The Bacteroidales bacterium DNA window GGAAGGCTTCTGGCTGGTAAAGAGCTGGTGAATCCTGTGGATTCTGCCAATTGGAATGCTGCCCGGGCAAAGGTATTGTTCAACCGTTTTTGTGTTGGTTGCCATGGTGATGATGGCTCCGGCAAAGGTCATTTATTCACATCCGGGAAATTTGCCATTCAACCGGCATCACTCGTAAATGAAAGAATGATGGCTGCTCCAATCGGAGAAGTTTATCATGTGATCTCTGTTGGCTGGAATACAATGGGTGCCCATGCTCCCCAGATACGTCCTGACGACCGCTGGCTTATAGCCAACTATGTGAAGAAAGAATTGCAAAAGAAACCGAATCAATAAGCTTACTCCCTTATGGATACCAACGTTACGATTTCGAAGAAATTCAATTATGCCGCTTTTGGCATGATTGCCGTCGGCCTGATTGTTGTCATTTATGCTCTATTCACTGACAGTGCCAGGGGCTGGGCCAATGTCCTGCTAAATAATTTCTACTTCCTGTCATTAACCATCGGGGCAACTTTTTTCTTTTGCCTTCAATACATCACCCAATCGGGGTGGTCAGCTATGTTCAGAAGGGTACCTGAAGCTATCATGGGCTATATCCCTATAGCAGGTATTGTGATGATACTTCTTTTCTTTGGAGTACAAAATCTTTACCATTGGGCTCATCCAGGGGCTGCTGAGCATGATGCACTCATTGCACATAAATCACCCTATCTCAATATTCCATTTTTCTTTATAAGGATTGCCATCGTATTTGCTGCATGGTTCATTCTTACACGCTACCTCAGAAAACTATCCCTGGAAGAAGATCAGGTTGGAGGGGTTAAATATCTGGAGAAAATAGAATTCTGGTCCAAAGTGTTAATCTTTGTACTGGCAATTACCTTCTCTATGGGTTCCTTTGACTGGATCATGTCACTGGAGGTTCATTGGTTCAGTACAATTTTTGCTTTTAAAGCTTTCGCTTCAGCATTTTACCATGGTACTGCCTTAATAGCCCTGATTGTTATTCTACTTCATGAACGCGGTTACTTTAAAGAATTGAACCAGAGTCATTTGCTCGATTTTTCAAGATATATGTTTGTTTTAAGTATCATATGGGGATATCTCTATTTTGCCCAGTTTATGCTGATCTGGTTTGCGAACATCCCTGAAGAAACCGTATACTATGTAAAACGCTGGGATAATGGCTGGTTGGTATTCTTCATTATTAATCTTGTGATCAACTGGCTGATCCCGTTTATTACACTTTTACCGCAGAAACTGGATAAGAACATTAAAGTAGTTAAGTATATTGCCATTTTGCTGCTGGCAGGTATGTGGCTGGAACAATATGAGCTGATCATGCCAGAGATAACCAAAACACCTCATTTTGGTCTAATTGAAATCGGCGCCTTGGTTGGCTTTGCAGGATTGTTTATCTTTATCGTTGGAAGGACACTCTCTAAAGCTCCTCTCATTCCCAAAAATCATCCTTATATTGAAGAAAGTCTGTATCACCATGTACATTAAAATTGGAGGAATACAAATGAAAGCATTGGCCTCTTGGCTGACACTGCCGGCTCTGCTGGCAGTTTTGTTTTTTTCACCCAACCCATTGTTAGCCGATTCACAGAATCAAATGGAGGTTGGTATTACGGAAAAGTTAGATCAATTTATTCCCCAGGGAATTATATTGACAGGGGTAGACGGGAAACAGGTGGATCTCAAACAAGTTATTGACAAACCCACTGTTTTAAATTTTGTTTATTATCGATGCCCGGGAATATGCAGCCCGCTAATGAATGGCCTCTCAGATGTTATCAACAACACTGATCTTCAGTTAGGGAAAGATTACCAGGTACTTACAATAAGTTTTGATGCAAGAGAAGGGTATGACCTTGCTGTGAAAAAGAGGACAACCTATATCAAGAGAATGAAATTCCAGGAGGACAGTAAGGGTTGGCTTTTCTTTACAGGGGATAGCAGTAATATCGAGAGGATCACAAAAACAACCGGGTTTGGTTTTAAGCTTGCCGGAACAGAATTTATGCATGAAGGTGCATTAATTATGATTAGCCCACAGGGCAAAATCACACGGTATTTGAAAGGAATCTCCTTCCTGCCTTTTGAATTTAAACTTGCCATTCTTGAAGCTTCAGAAGGGAAATCATCCCCAACTGTGAGTAAAGTAATTCAGTTTTGTTACTCTTTCGATGCCAGCAGTCAGCGCTATGTTCTGGATATCACAAAAATTTCTGCCATTATCATTATCTTTTTTGCTGTTTCGTTGTTATTATACCTTTTGATTCGTTCAAAAAGAAAAAATACCCGGAGCCTTAGTTGAAAAAACCCCTGGCCAGAAAATTGACCCTGATAAAATAATGCCCTTACTTCATTTATTCATCAATAATTAACCAAACAACAAAATGACCGGAAACACCACAATCCATCGAATGCCATCGTACCTCGAATATGAGGGAAAGTATAAGGGGATCCTGGGATGGTTGTTATCAACTGATCACAAGAGGATAGCCTTACTATACCTATATTCCCAAACCTTTTTCTTCCTTGCTGGAGTAGTGATGGGCATATTTATGAGACTTGAACTGATCGCTCCAGGCCAACAGCTGATGCAGGCATCTACCTATAATGCCTTGTTTACTGTGCATGGACTGACAATGATTTTTCTTTTCATTATCCCAGGACTGGCAGCCTCTTTTGGCAACTTCTTCCTTCCCATATTAATTGGTGCAAAGGATGTAGCGTTCCCAAAACTTAACCTGTTCTCCTGGTATCTATTTATTGGTGGCGCACTGATTATTCTGCTGGGGATGTTCACTGGTGATGGCCCTCCGGATACTGGCTGGACCTTTTATGCACCTTATAGCCTCAGAACGAATACCAACGTTGTGCTATCCGTGCTTGGAGCATTTGTATTAGGTTTCAGTTCAGTATTGACAGGATTGAACTTTATTGTTACCATCCACAGGATGAGAGCTCCCGGTATGAGCTTTTTTAAAATGCCACTCTTTATCTGGGCGATGTATGGAACTTCCTGGATTCAGCTTTTAGCTACACCCGTTGTCGGTATCACTCTGGTAATGGTTATTTTCGACAGGGTAATGGGTATAGGATTCTTCGATCCTGCCAAGGGAGGAGATCCGATTCTCTACCAGCATTTATTCTGGATTTATTCACATCCTGCCGTATACATCATGATTCTCCCTGCAATGGGGGCTATAACGGAGATTGTCACCACTTTTTCCAACCGGGTAGTATTCGGGTATAAGGCCATTGCCTTATCGAGTCTAGCCATTGCTTTTGTAGGTTACCTGGTATGGGGTCATCATATGTTTACCTCCGGGATGAGTGAAACCTCGCGGTGGGTATTCTCTTTACTTACCTTTCTTGTAGCTATACCAAGTGCCATCAAGGTTTTCAACTGGTCTGCCACAATGTACAAAGGCTCACTTGATCTCCAACCTCCCTTTTGGTGGGCAATGGCTTTTATGTTCGTATTTATGATCGGTGGTCTTACCGGATTGGTTTTAGGCAGTGTTGCTACTGATGTGCATGTTCATGATACTATGTTCGTTGTCGCGCATTTTCATTATATAGTATTTGGTGGTGCCGGACTGGCTTTTTTTGCAGCACTCCACTACTGGTTCCCTAAGATGTGGGGAAGGATGTATAATAAGCAGATAGCCAATATCGG harbors:
- a CDS encoding cytochrome c — protein: MKHIVLAASLVLLMALTSCDRTRNQKGFEYFPDMAHSLAYETYTTSPSFSNGLANQLPVAGTIPRGIIPYQYPATPDGRLLAGKELVNPVDSANWNAARAKVLFNRFCVGCHGDDGSGKGHLFTSGKFAIQPASLVNERMMAAPIGEVYHVISVGWNTMGAHAPQIRPDDRWLIANYVKKELQKKPNQ
- a CDS encoding quinol:cytochrome C oxidoreductase — its product is MDTNVTISKKFNYAAFGMIAVGLIVVIYALFTDSARGWANVLLNNFYFLSLTIGATFFFCLQYITQSGWSAMFRRVPEAIMGYIPIAGIVMILLFFGVQNLYHWAHPGAAEHDALIAHKSPYLNIPFFFIRIAIVFAAWFILTRYLRKLSLEEDQVGGVKYLEKIEFWSKVLIFVLAITFSMGSFDWIMSLEVHWFSTIFAFKAFASAFYHGTALIALIVILLHERGYFKELNQSHLLDFSRYMFVLSIIWGYLYFAQFMLIWFANIPEETVYYVKRWDNGWLVFFIINLVINWLIPFITLLPQKLDKNIKVVKYIAILLLAGMWLEQYELIMPEITKTPHFGLIEIGALVGFAGLFIFIVGRTLSKAPLIPKNHPYIEESLYHHVH
- a CDS encoding SCO family protein, with translation MYIKIGGIQMKALASWLTLPALLAVLFFSPNPLLADSQNQMEVGITEKLDQFIPQGIILTGVDGKQVDLKQVIDKPTVLNFVYYRCPGICSPLMNGLSDVINNTDLQLGKDYQVLTISFDAREGYDLAVKKRTTYIKRMKFQEDSKGWLFFTGDSSNIERITKTTGFGFKLAGTEFMHEGALIMISPQGKITRYLKGISFLPFEFKLAILEASEGKSSPTVSKVIQFCYSFDASSQRYVLDITKISAIIIIFFAVSLLLYLLIRSKRKNTRSLS
- the ctaD gene encoding cytochrome c oxidase subunit I; the protein is MTGNTTIHRMPSYLEYEGKYKGILGWLLSTDHKRIALLYLYSQTFFFLAGVVMGIFMRLELIAPGQQLMQASTYNALFTVHGLTMIFLFIIPGLAASFGNFFLPILIGAKDVAFPKLNLFSWYLFIGGALIILLGMFTGDGPPDTGWTFYAPYSLRTNTNVVLSVLGAFVLGFSSVLTGLNFIVTIHRMRAPGMSFFKMPLFIWAMYGTSWIQLLATPVVGITLVMVIFDRVMGIGFFDPAKGGDPILYQHLFWIYSHPAVYIMILPAMGAITEIVTTFSNRVVFGYKAIALSSLAIAFVGYLVWGHHMFTSGMSETSRWVFSLLTFLVAIPSAIKVFNWSATMYKGSLDLQPPFWWAMAFMFVFMIGGLTGLVLGSVATDVHVHDTMFVVAHFHYIVFGGAGLAFFAALHYWFPKMWGRMYNKQIANIGLLIVFIGFNTLYFPMFILGIMGMPRRYYDYLPQFATPNYISTIGSWILGVGLIIVLVNLFRAKKASPEFIDNPWNGRTLEWEIQSPPSLENFEEIPVIERGPYDLKK